The DNA region GCTTTTCAGGAATCGGCGCATATCCTTGCTTTTTTGCCTGAACCACGGTCGGTGTCAATCTTGCGACCCGGAGGCTGCCGGCCCGGCCTCAATGCCTGATCGCATCCCTTTCAGCGCGTCGCTTCATGGGACGACAGCGCCGTTGACCCGTTGGACCCAGCCGCCGTCACTCTCATAGCCCGTTGCGCGCAGCACGTCGCCGAAGTTGTCTTCGAAAATCCGCGCCAGCCGCGGCGTAAACGCTGCTTGCCACTGCCTGGCCGCACCATTGCGCGTATGCCGCCGGGAGCCCAGCTTCTTGTGTTTCAGGGAGTGCGCCTCGGCGATTGCGCCGCCGCGGGCGGCCTCTTCCTCGCCGAACCCGTAGTGCCGCAGGATGGCGGCGAAGGACTCCTCCTCGTTCCCCACCAGGCTCTCGTACCGCAGCGTCAGTATCTCCGGCCTGTCTGGCCAGTCGAGCATGGTGCGGAAGTGGGTCCTCCGCCAGAGCATCTCCAGCACCACGCCCTGCTCGAAGTCCAGGCCGGTCAAATAGCGCTGGAAGGATACACCCTTGGGGAAGAGTCGTGGATCGGCCTCGATCTCCTGCCGGAACAGGGACTCGCTTGTAATCGGCGCCCAGCTGAAGTGCGGCGTGGTGCACCACGTCTCCCTGGTCCAGCAATGGTAGTGGTAGGCGGAGATGACGAGATCGCGCGGATCGCGCAGAAAACGCGAGGCCCGAAACGGCGGGTAGCCGTCAAAGGTGGGCAGGATGTTGTTGAAGCTGAGGATGCGCCGGCCGCCGGAACGGGCCAGCTCCTCGAACACGCCAAGATCGCCCTGGCAATGGGTGAACGTCCAGCCCGTATCGGCGCAGAAGGCGCGCATCACTATGCCCACATACGCCGTAAGGCATTTGTGGGATGAGAAATGAAAGCACACAGGCGCGTGCGAGGATCCATCTTTGCGGAGCATGGCTCAGCTGCCGTCCTGGGGCGCGGGTTCGAACAGGCAGACCCTGTTTCGCCCGCCTTCCTTGGCGGCGTAGAGCGCCGAGTCCGCCTTGCCCAGCACATCGTCCAGATGCGAGAGCCCGTAGCTCGGCGTTCGCGTGTACTCGGACACCCCCACGCTCACGGTCAGCGTCAGGGCCATGCCGTCCACTTCGAGCGGGGTCGACTCCACCCGCTTGCGGATGCGCTCCGCCAACACCATGGCGTTCCTGGCGTCCGTGTTGGATGCGATAATCACGAACTCCTCGCCGCCGTACCGCGCAGGGAGATCGGATATACGGCAGCACGCCCCGATGGTCTCGGCGATCAGGATGAGCGCGTCGTCGCCCACGGCGTGGCCGTACGTGTCGTTGACCCGCTTGAAGTGATCGATGTCGACGAGCAGCGCCGAGCACGAAGCGTCGGCGCGGAGACAGGCGTCTATGAGCCGAATGCCCTCTTCTTCCAGCCGCCTGCGGTTGGCCAGCCCGGTCAGCGGATCGGTCACAGCCATCTGGCGAAGCGTCTCGGCGTTTTCCTCCAGCTGATCCACCATGGTGCAGAACGCTCTCTGCAGTTCGAGAACCTCCTTGGGTGATCCCTCGGCAACGGGAGGACAGGCGCGGGTCTCGCCGCTCTTGCCCACCTCGTGGGCGTAGCCAGCCAGGTCGCGCAATGGCTTGATCATGGACCTGGCAAGCAGCCAGCCCACAGGCGCCACGATGAGCAACGCTCCGAAACACGCCAGGCCGAACAGTCTGGATTGTCCGGCTGCGGCGGCAAGCACCGAGTCCAGAGGCCGTTCGACCACAATGCGCCACTTGCCGTCCTTGGCCAGGGTGGTCGCGCCCACTACGGAGAGCCCGTCATTGATGCTCTTATATGGAACGCCCCTGCTCGCGGCACTATAGATCCTTTCGAGCATTTCGCCGTCAAGGACATCGAGGTCATCGGCGCTTCTCGTTCCGTTCAGATGCGAGAGCAGCACGTTGTTCTTGCCGATGAGGTAGCTTTCGCCGCCTTTCTCGGGCCGCAGCCCGGCCAGCAGGGAGTTCACTGCATCCATGCGCAGAATGCTGCACACCGCTCCCCCGAAGTTGCCCTGCATGTCCTTGAGTGGTGAGGAGATAATAACGATGGGCATGTTGGTATCGCGGCTGATGAGCACATCTGAAATAAAGCCCTTGCCTTGCCTGGCCGCCAAAAAATACTCGCGGTCCGCGACATCGACACCCAGCTCGCCGCTGGTGGCGACCTCGACCCGGCCTTCGGGATTCACGTAGAGAATGATGTCCAGCTCCGGATGCGTGGCCATAAACGACATGAACAGATTGTGCATGCCGTCGCGGCTGCGTTGGCGAACCATCCCGTCCAACGCCAGGAACTGCATGTTGTTGGCCTGGCCGGTAAGCCAGTCGTCGATGAGGCGCTTCTGGAAGGCGGCCGTATGCACGAGCTCCTGATGTGCATCAGAAATAATGTGGTCTCTGCTGTAGAACGCAAAGCCGATGGTGCCGAGTGCAATGGGCAACAGCCCCAGAAGGAGCAT from Oceanidesulfovibrio marinus includes:
- a CDS encoding sulfotransferase domain-containing protein encodes the protein MRAFCADTGWTFTHCQGDLGVFEELARSGGRRILSFNNILPTFDGYPPFRASRFLRDPRDLVISAYHYHCWTRETWCTTPHFSWAPITSESLFRQEIEADPRLFPKGVSFQRYLTGLDFEQGVVLEMLWRRTHFRTMLDWPDRPEILTLRYESLVGNEEESFAAILRHYGFGEEEAARGGAIAEAHSLKHKKLGSRRHTRNGAARQWQAAFTPRLARIFEDNFGDVLRATGYESDGGWVQRVNGAVVP
- a CDS encoding sensor domain-containing diguanylate cyclase gives rise to the protein MFTFSTFSARLRAFMLLLGLLPIALGTIGFAFYSRDHIISDAHQELVHTAAFQKRLIDDWLTGQANNMQFLALDGMVRQRSRDGMHNLFMSFMATHPELDIILYVNPEGRVEVATSGELGVDVADREYFLAARQGKGFISDVLISRDTNMPIVIISSPLKDMQGNFGGAVCSILRMDAVNSLLAGLRPEKGGESYLIGKNNVLLSHLNGTRSADDLDVLDGEMLERIYSAASRGVPYKSINDGLSVVGATTLAKDGKWRIVVERPLDSVLAAAAGQSRLFGLACFGALLIVAPVGWLLARSMIKPLRDLAGYAHEVGKSGETRACPPVAEGSPKEVLELQRAFCTMVDQLEENAETLRQMAVTDPLTGLANRRRLEEEGIRLIDACLRADASCSALLVDIDHFKRVNDTYGHAVGDDALILIAETIGACCRISDLPARYGGEEFVIIASNTDARNAMVLAERIRKRVESTPLEVDGMALTLTVSVGVSEYTRTPSYGLSHLDDVLGKADSALYAAKEGGRNRVCLFEPAPQDGS